The proteins below come from a single Cricetulus griseus strain 17A/GY chromosome 6, alternate assembly CriGri-PICRH-1.0, whole genome shotgun sequence genomic window:
- the LOC113836304 gene encoding myoblast determination protein 1 produces MELLSPPLRDVDLTGPDGSLCSFATADDFYDDPCFDSPDLRFFEDLDPRLVHVGTLLKPEEHTHFPTTVHPGSGAREDEHVRAPSGHHQAGRCLLWACKACKRKTTNADRRKAATMRERRRLSKVNEAFETLKRCTSSNPNQRLPKVEILRNAIRYIEGLQALLRDQDAAPPGAAAFYSPGPLPPGRGSEHYSGDSDASSPRSNCSDGMMDYTGPPRGPRGQNGYDATYYSEASSESRPRKSAAVSSLDCLSSIVERISTDSPAAPALLLADASPESPPGPPEGASPSDTEQGAQTPSSPDASLQCPVVANANPTYQML; encoded by the exons ATGGAGTTATTGTCGCCGCCACTCCGGGACGTAGACTTGACAGGCCCCGACGGCTCTCTCTGCTCCTTTGCCACAGCCGACGACTTCTATGATGACCCGTGTTTCGACTCACCGGACCTGCGCTTTTTCGAGGACCTGGACCCGCGCCTGGTGCACGTGGGGACCCTCCTGAAACCGGAGGAGCACACACACTTCCCTACCACGGTGCACCCAGGCTCAGGTGCTCGCGAGGATGAGCATGTGCGCGCACCCAGTGGGCACCACCAGGCTGGTCGCTGCTTGCTGTGGGCCTGCAAAGCATGCAAGCGCAAGACCACCAACGCTGATCGCCGCAAGGCCGCCACCATGCGCGAGCGGCGCCGCCTGAGCAAAGTGAACGAGGCCTTCGAGACGCTCAAACGCTGCACGTCCAGCAACCCGAACCAACGGCTGCCCAAGGTGGAGATCCTGCGCAATGCCATCCGCTACATTGAAGGCCTGCAGGCTCTGCTGCGCGACCAGGACGCAGCACCCCCTGGCGCGGCTGCCTTCTACTCGCCCGGCCCGCTGCCCCCAGGCCGAGGCAGTGAGCACTACAGCGGCGACTCAGACGCTTCCAGCCCACGCTCCAACTGCTCAGATGGCATG ATGGATTACACTGGCCCCCCGAGAGGCCCCCGGGGGCAGAATGGCTACGACGCCACCTACTACAGCGAGGCCTCCAGCG AGTCCAGGCCAAGGAAGAGTGCAGCCGTGTCGAGCCTCGACTGCCTATCCAGCATCGTGGAGCGCATCTCCACGGACAGCCCCGCTGCTCCTGCTCTGCTGCTGGCAGATGCATCTCCAGAATCTCCTCCAGGTCCTCCAGAAGGTGCATCCCCAAGCGACACAGAACAGGGGGCCCAGACCCCGTCGTCCCCTGATGCCTCCCTGCAGTGCCCTGTAGTCGCGAACGCCAATCCGACCTATCAGATGCTTTGA